A stretch of the Gossypium hirsutum isolate 1008001.06 chromosome D07, Gossypium_hirsutum_v2.1, whole genome shotgun sequence genome encodes the following:
- the LOC107941659 gene encoding MLO-like protein 10 gives MKGVLLWYCSWVWLTMEGGKVMGATESSGERKLDQTPTWAVAGVCAVIIIISIVLETVLNKLGTWFTERHKSALFEALDKVKAELMVLGFISLLLTFGQSYIARICIPIDVANTMLPCKSDSEKDTSESSEEEHRRRLLWFDRRSLSTISTAPKCKEGHEPLISVEGLHELHILIFFLAVFHVLYSFVTMMLGRLKIRGWKVWEQETLSHDYEFSNDPSRFRLTHETSFVKAHTSFWTRIPFFFYIGCFFRQFFRSVGRVDYLTLRNGFINVHLAPGSKFNFQKYIKRSLEDDFKIVVGVSPVLWASFVVYLLLNVRGWHALFWASLVPVIIILAVGTKLQAILTKMALEITERHAVVQGMPLVQASDQYFWFGRPQLVLHLIHFALFQNAFQITYFLWIWYAFGIKSCFHADFTLAIIKVSLGVGVLCLCSYITLPLYALVTQMGLRMKKSIFDEQTSKALKKWHMAAKKRGNARKSPTRALGGSTSPSSTLHSTGHSLHRYKTTGHSTHSSYNYEDRDMSDLEAEPLTPTSTNLIIRVDHDEQATEITETYHTEARNEDDFSFAKPAPAKEP, from the exons ATGAAGGGGGTGTTGCTGTGGTACTGTTCGTGGGTATGGTTAACAATGGAGGGAGGAAAGGTAATGGGGGCAACCGAGAGTTCAGGGGAGAGGAAGCTTGATCAGACACCTACATGGGCGGTGGCTGGGGTTTGTGCTGTTATCATCATCATTTCTATTGTCTTGGAAACAGTTCTTAACAAACTTGGAACG TGGTTCACAGAAAGGCACAAGAGTGCTCTGTTTGAAGCCCTGGACAAGGTTAAAGCTG AGCTGATGGTTCTGGGTTTCATTTCGCTGCTCCTCACTTTTGGCCAGAGCTATATTGCCAGAATTTGTATCCCTATAGATGTTGCGAATACCATGTTGCCTTGTAAATCTGATAGTGAGAAAGACACCTCTGAAAGCAGTGAAGAAGAACACCGTCGAAGACTGTTATGGTTTGACCGTAGATCTTTGTCTACTATTTCAACTGCTCCTAAATGCAAGGAG GGGCATGAACCGCTCATATCGGTTGAAGGGTTGCATGAATTACACATCCTCATATTCTTCCTAGctgtttttcatgttttatatagTTTTGTTACTATGATGCTGGGGAGACTAAAG ATTCGTGGCTGGAAGGTGTGGGAGCAGGAAACTCTATCTCATGACTATGAGTTTTCAAATG ATCCCTCTAGATTCAGGCTTACTCATGAGACATCTTTTGTAAAAGCTCACACCAGCTTTTGGACTAGGATTCCTTTCTTTTTTTACATT GGGTGCTTCTTTCGACAATTTTTCAGGTCTGTTGGGAGGGTTGACTACTTGACATTGCGGAATGGATTCATCAAC GTTCATTTAGCTCCTGGAAGTAAGTTCAACTTCCAAAAGTATATCAAAAGATCATTAGAGGATGACTTCAAGATCGTCGTAGGAGTAAG TCCAGTGCTCTGGGCATCATTTGTGGTCTACTTGCTGCTAAATGTCAGAG GTTGGCATGCACTATTTTGGGCATCCTTAGTTCCTGTGATT ATAATCTTGGCTGTTGGGACGAAGCTTCAAGCCATTTTGACAAAAATGGCTCTTGAAATTACAGAAAGGCATGCCGTGGTCCAGGGAATGCCTCTTGTACAAGCCTCTGACCAATATTTTTGGTTTGGCCGACCCCAATTAGTTCTTCATCTGATTCATTTTGCATTATTTCAG AATGCATTCCAGATAACTTATTTCTTGTGGATCTGG TATGCCTTTGGGATCAAATCGTGCTTTCATGCTGATTTCACGCTCGCCATAATTAAAGTTTCTTTGGG TGTTGGAGTTCTGTGTTTGTGCAGCTACATCACCCTTCCGCTATACGCCCTAGTAACTCAG ATGGGTTTGCGCATGAAGAAGTCCATCTTTGATGAGCAAACATCCAAGGCCCTTAAGAAGTGGCATATGGCTGCAAAGAAGCGAGGGAATGCAAGAAAATCCCCCACTAGAGCCCTGGGTGGAAGTACAAGCCCAAGTTCAACATTGCATTCCACTGGACACTCACTTCATCGATACAAAACTACTGGTCATTCAACTCATTCATCATATAATTATGAAGATCGTGACATGTCTGATCTTGAAGCTGAACCATTGACACCCACATCAACGAATTTAATAATAAGAGTGGATCATGATGAGCAAGCAACTGAAATAACTGAAACCTACCACACAGAAGCAAGAAATGAAGATGACTTCTCCTTTGCAAAGCCTGCTCCCGCAAAGGAACCGTGA